The Colius striatus isolate bColStr4 chromosome Z, bColStr4.1.hap1, whole genome shotgun sequence DNA window GTCAACAATGAAACAACTTGGTCCACAGTTGCTTTATACATGTACATGTATTAGGTTGCTGAACTCTAGTCTCCAACTACTGTTCCCAGGCTTAGGAGAGTGTGAGACCAGCTGTAAGTGAAATGTCTTATTATGCCCCACcatggcagaaaaaaaggggaaaaataaaaagcagggACACAAGGGCACTGCTTCTTAATCTGGAAATTATTCAGCTTCCTGTTGCTGGAGTCACTCAAAGAGTCAAAAAGACGTATTTGTCCTAAACAAACATGTTTTCCCTTACTGTTCTCCCTCTGCTCAGTGTGAAGGCCAAGGTAAGCAAGAAAAGAGCGGATGTATAAAGCAGGAAATGCAAGCATAAGTGAATCGAGTAGGCTTATTGGCAAGCACAAAATCAATCCCAGCCTTGCAGAAAGAGTCAGATTCTGAACTCCTGTAGGTGCATGACATCCTTGGTGAAATGCTGAAGTCCAAGTGAAATCAAGACcagagagaggcaaagaggTTCCACCTGTTTTGTTCCTCTGCTACATGAGAGAGACCTAAATGGCATTCACAGAACAGGGGCACTGGCTTACAGTGTATTTGGCTGGGTGTATGAAGAGTACAAGTAAGTGCAGGAGTGCACTTGACAGAACATTTCAATCAGTACAAGGATGGCTAAGGTGAGGTACTGCACGTGGGATTCTGTGTTTGTGAAAGGGGATAAAAGGGAGTGTCCTTTTCTTACACTGGAAAGTTGGATGCACAAGTTAGACCATACCTCATGGATTAcgtatgttaccatttattttGGATtaccacagctgctgaggactTTGTTGTGCTTAGAAGATAAAGGAGTGTATTAAGCACAAAACTTCAGTGTTTTGTCTGTGTAGCTGCTGCTTCTATGGTATGTTTAGTGCTGGGTCATGTTCACATtacaaatgcaaagaaaaacttcctattttgatgtatttttcaGGGCTTGCATGTTCTAATAGAGTAGATACAGGTAAAAATATAAGCAGGCCCTTTTTAGATAACCTGTAAAGGTTTGGATTCACTTCCATATTCTCTGGGCAAGATGGTTGGTGTAATGTCTACGCCACTGGTACAGGTCACTTTGTATAAACAGCAGGCTGATTTCACCTTTAGTTTCTTTTGTATATGACTTTAAGAGGATGTGCCCATTCCTGTAGCTGTTCCCCAGCTCCTCGTTATCACTATGCCACAAGCAAGGGCATTAGCTTCAAGAACATTAACATGCTGTATTCCTCTTCATGTTACACATACATCAGTATTTACAACACAATGACTAAGTCATGGGGATAGCTTAGGAAAAAATGATAGTGCTCTCACCTGGTGGTCTTCGGGCTTTTACTCTGGGAGAAGCTCTGCTAGTAGCTGCAGGTCCAAGTAGTTTTGTGAAACAGGTAACAAGAGAGTTAGAAAGACTTGGGGAAGGATCTTGTGTCCAAAAGGGGGATAGTCTTAGCAGGCTGAAAGAAACCTCTAAGACAGCATTTATGAGGCATTTATGTCTTATTTTCTTAACTTCAAGTAGGCAATTAGGTATAAATAACATTCATGAATACGTGATTTTGAGTAAATTGTTAAATGACAAATGTTGTATTTGTAACCCTTGTAAATCAAGTAACTCTTGCATATGTTTACCACCACACCCCATCACCTGCTGGATCAGGTTGATTCCCACTATAGAATTAGTAGCTGCAGGGTTTTTTGACCATCAGATATTGAATAATGAGTTGGATGAGTTACTTCCTACACACCAATTAAATTCTATGGCCTCCTGCCCACAGGAAGATGTGTTCTGAAACAGGCACTTGTTTTAATTCTAAGCTCTGGTTTTGCAAATATAGGCAAATGGCAAATTAGAAGTTCCTACAGTTTGACCATCAAATTCAGGGGTAGGTGACAATTGCCCTGCTGTACCAAAGTatcccagggaagggaaatcCTGGGACGGGACCAGAAAAGTAGATAAAATACACACTTCACCATAAATACAGAGCACTCCCACAGACATAAAGCATGGCACGTGTTTACATGCCTTTCTGAGTGGAAACCTCAGTCACTTCCCTTTCTGGAGCCTGCATCAGTGGTTCTCACAGGCTCGAGCTGGGTTTCCAAAAGACCTGCTTACTCCGTAAGATGAAAAGGTGAAGGAAAGTGCTCCTTGGGTTTGTCTGTGTGCTTCACCCTCCTCTTTCTAGACTCTCTGCCCCAAAACTGTTGGCCTAGTCCTAGTAGCAAGGAGGAGATGCTATGGTAATGACACACCACGACACAAGGAGCTCCTTCAGCAGGGAGGGCCCCTCTTAGCACAGCTGGCTGGGAAAGTTCAGTCTTCTGCCTGTGTCCAGCTGACATCTCTGCATAGACCCTTCTCATCTTATTTCTGATTAATTCTGTAATAATGTTTGTAATGTGTTGTATCAGAAACGTGTTTCACTAAGGTTTGAGACAGGTACAGACACCCGGaaagaaaagtgacattttcttcAGCATACCCAAAGTTTTATAAAGCCAGGGCAGAGGAAACCTTTCCAACCTTGAGCTTTGCTatgggcagggagggaagtGGTCACCTTGTAAATTATTTGTTACTCTGTGTCTCCAAAAATAACAAACgcacccaaaaccccaaaataagAATGTAGAAACATCCACACTCAGGCCTAGTTCCCTTACTAGGCTCGTGCACATGACAACTTTGTTTCATATAGATACTGTGtataattttattaaagaaatactATGTTGATGTTAAGACATTGAGTAATAAGCAGAAGGATAATAAAGAGctttgttattttattattatttagaaatatatttaatggGAACATTTGCAAGAGTGTGTAGTGATGGCAAAATGCTGATTGTTAATGGGTTTAGCAAAACAGTAAAgcttggaaaatgttttctttcaacacTGTGCCAAGAACACACAGGATTAGTCTTTCTGGCAAAGCTGGAATACTGACACAGAAGAATTCTTATATAAACAGGCAAAGtcagaaaaaggagaggaaaaatgatTGTAAATGGAATAAAGGTAATGGCTGGAGTTCTTGTTGGCATCACAGCTTGAGTAGCCTCCTTCCTGGAAGTATTTCAGAGTTAACACGCTAAGCCCCAGAGCAGCAACAAAAGATGGGGGTGGGGCCCGAGAATTTGttaattttgcattaaaatCCACACGTTTGTTCCTAACACACATTCCAATAACTATGCTGTCCACTTTATTTATATAAAGTATATGGAATACTAAAATGTGTATAAAATGACTGTGATTTTATGATGTATTCATAataacaaagatattttttcttacgCTGTTGGTAGCTGGTTTTGTTACACATCCTCTCCAGGAAACACAGAAACGTTGGCTGGAAGAAACAAGTAGCAGGAAAACCTCCTTATGCTGCTTTGTGGTCTTTTTTGAGGCTGAAGAAAGTGCAGTGCAAGGGGGACTGCGAGGGCACGAGTTCTGGCACAGCAGGGTGTGCTTCTCTCTTTGTGGAAATGTGGATTCATGCCCGCTGTGCATGAAGCCAATCTACACAGAGTGGAGATCCTGCTTTACATCATGCCTGGGCAGAGAcggatctttcaaggtccctgtCAGCCCTCAAGatcctgtgatcctgtgaggagTGCTAGTGGGGAGCTCCACAAAGCAGCACACCAAACAACCCACTGGATAAATACATCCTGCGATGTGTTTACACAAAATCTTACAAAACACATACTGTTATTGCATTTAGTGAGTCCTCTGCCTTGCACGGAGATTGAGTAAACTATCACCCATCCTCTGGCACCTAGCAGGGCAGGGAGTTCCATCCTTATTAGGTACCAATCCTTCTGCAAGAACACAGTCATTAACAAACCACACATCTAAATTAACCAGGCCCACACCGTCAAGCTGTTGGTGATGATCAGAGCACAGTCCTTATGAAGTCATGAAcagtgggcagagaggaacctcatgaggctcaacaagggtgttgcattaaaaggggacagagtggtttggcagaaaataactCCCCTTGTGTTCTAACTCTCCTCACCAAGGTGGGAGGTCAGGTGTGTCTAGGTTTACATCCCGAGTGATGACCAGTTTGCCACAATCAGTCCAGTCACGTTCACCTCCTGTGAACTATCACGACTGGATTCCCTGATAGTGGGCTGCACCTTCAGTCCAGTCATGAACCAGCACGGCCACACTCCAGGGTTTGGTTTCATTCAGTGGgaaactgtgaggactggctaCTGAAACTGTGTAGTTTTATTCACGCAACAGAGACACTGGTTCTTAGGGGTTGCTAGCGACAGTCACTGTCTGCAAAAGAAAGCACATGCAAAAATAGATACATAAACAATACAGCATACAAAGTTACAAAGAATAGCCTGGCTATAAAAAGTTAAAGAGAAACTCTGCagagatttctaagtttccTGCAGAAGTCCTCAAGTCTCACCCAAGGTGTCCCCAAGCGGGGAGGAAGAGAGGCCCAGTCTGTCAGCTGAATCCAGGAGCCACAGGCAGTTTGCAAGGGAGCTTCCCTGACTTGTTCACAATGGCGTCTTCCTCAATAAACTCCCTTTTTTTAGCCacttttataccttttttttttaagcttcaaGGTGGAGTTTCAGTGCCTTTAGTCATAAATACCTCTGTTAGGGTTGATGTAAAATTCTCTCACCTCGCATTTAAAGGCACAGCTTACAAACAATTCAGGGTGCAGACTCAACTAGGAgtggtggcaccttggaggcgggtagcctttgggatggaggtgtgttttaGTATTAAACTGACATTAAAAATAGCAAAGTTCACACTGGAAGAGCATTTTGTCAAAATTTGACAGATTACTGGCTTGGGGTACCAAAAGAGCTGCTTATCATTTCTAGAGGACCGTCTCATTCCCCAGTATCATCACATACTCTGACCACAGAGCCCccactctgctccacactccatggtatttgcagggaattgctgtgttgtggattcctcacatagcagcagcagctgtatccaccctgtgagccttcttgattttatacTTTTCCTTAATTGTTGAACAACGCTGATTTTTAAcataagttttaatttttaggCCATTTAAGTAATCATGCCACAAAGGGCCAGTGCAGagttgtgctgctgtggaggaacaactccatgcaccagcacagcctggggactgacctgctggggagcagctgtgcagagagacctgggagtcctggatgacgataaactaaccatgagccagtaatgtgccctcgtggctgacaaggccaatggcattgtgggatgcatcaagaaggatgtggtcagcaggtcaagggaggttctgctccccctctcctccactctgctgaggcctcagtatctggagtcctgtgtccagttctgggctccccagctcaagaaggacagagaacttctagagagagtccagcgcagggccaccaagatgatcaggcaactggaacatctttcatatgaggaaaggctgtgggaattggagctgtttagtctggaggacaTTGAGGGGGGTTCCTCATAGAGTCACaaaatgataggggttggaagggacctttagagaacaccCAGTGcaaccttcctgcagaagcaggtcaacctagatcaggtcacataggaacacatccaggccggtcttgaagacctccaaggaaggaaactccacaccctccccaggcagcctgtgccagggctccctcacttgaacagtgaaatagtttttccttatgtttaaatggaactttttgtgttccagcttcatcccattaccccttgtcctgctgctaaatatatgagaaaaaaagggatgccccaatctcctgaaaccatttagatacttgtaaatattagtaagatcCCCTCtgaggctcctcttctccagactaaacagccccagttcccgcagcctttcctcgtacgAAAtttgttccagtcccctgatcatcttggtggccctgcgctggattctctccagcacttccctgtccctcttgagctgaggagcccagaactggacacaggactccagatgaggcctcaccagggcagagaagagagggagaagaacctcccttgacctgctgcccacactcttcttgatgcatcccaggctgccattggccttcttggccacgagggcacattgctggctcatgattagctcattatcaaccagcactcccaggtctctctctgcagagctgctcttcagcagtttgacctgtgctggtgcaggggattgttccttccctgatgcaggactctgcacttgcccttgttgaacctcgtgaggttcctctctgcccaactctcaagccggtcgagatcctgctgaatggcagcacggcctctggggaatcagccagtcctgtCGTGAGGTCAACATGGAGGCCGGCTGTTGTCCTTCCTCCCCTGAGAGCCCGCGCTGCGTGCCCGCCGCCCCGGCCTGTCCCCGGGCCGCCCCATGCCACGGACATCGGTCGCACAGGGCCGTTACCCCGCGGGATGGAGGCGGCGTAGCAACGCCCCGCGGCGCCGGGAAATGGCGGCCGCCCCCCTCCGTGAGGGCGCTCAACTACAGCTCCCGTCATGCTCCCAGCGGCACGCCGCCTCCCACGCACTGACGTCACGGACGTGCGGCGAGCAGACGCtccctccccaccaccacctcccccgGAGCTCGCTCGGTCCTTCCTGCCGGGTTGGGCCCGGCCCCCTCTCACCCTTCGGTACGCGGCTGCGGCTGCCGCTCCCGCCGGCTCCTCCGCCCGCAGCTCTGGCTCGTACCCGCGGGCAGGCGCGGACCACCAATCCCGGCGTGCCGCGCGGCGCGGGAGCCGGGTGCTGCCGGGAGGTGCCTCCCATGGtgccccgcggcggcggcggccccggggaCGCGGCGCGATGCGGCTGTCGGTGGCGGCCGCCATCTCGCACGGGCGCGTGTACCggcggctggggctgggcccGCGCTCGCGCCTCGACCTGCTGCGGAACCTGGTGACGGCGCTGGTGCGGCACGAGCGCGTGGAGGCGCCCTGGGCGCGCGCCGACGAGATGCGGGGCTACGCCGAGCGGGTGAGCGGCGGCgcgcgggcggcgggcgggcgggcgggcggcgcggggcggcacTCACGGCTCGGCCTCGCTCCCCGCAGCTCATCGACTACGCCAAGCTGGGGGACACCAACGAGCGCGCCATGCGCCTGGCGAACTTCTGGCTGACGGTAAGTGCCTCTCCGCCCCCAAAAACTCCCCCGCCGGCCGCCGTGCTGGAGCTCTGACCGTGCTGCCCCGCAGGAGAAGGACCTCATCCACAAGCTGTTCAAAGTGCTGGCACCCCGGTTCCAGACGCAGTCCGGCAACTACACCCGCCTGCTGCAGATCCCCAACCGCGACGAGCTCGATCGCGCAAAGATGGCAGTTATCGAGCTGAAGGGGAACCCCTTCCCACCGCTCATCTGCCAGCGCCGCGACACTGAGAAGACCTTGCTCAACCAGCTCCTGAAAGGCTACCGGGAGGACATGCAGCAGGCAGCCGCTCCACAGGCCCCCGAGGGCACCCCTGTGTAAGCTCAGGAACAGAAGATGTCCTGGGAGGTCTGGAGGCTGATTATTAACCGTGACTGGCCACTACCAGGTCATGGTAGAGCTCAAGGTTTACTTGGTTCTTCCTGTGGTTTCAATAGAGACTCagcaaaagaaggaaatcaaGCTGGGAGCCCTAATGGTTGATATTCTCTATGTAAATAAACTCTGCTAAGAAAGTAACTTTGCTTCTATATGGATTATATTCCTGTGCAGATGAGGTAGTAACTGACTCCAGCAAGGGCTGGGTGTGTTACCGCTTcagcagccctgctctctgGGGCAGCATCTCCACTGACAGAGTTACAGTATTTTTTAGAAGCCAGTGTGTGGCCTTTCAGGGTGGGAAATTCAGCGCAAAATCAAGATTGTTTTGCTGGTTTAGAAGCACTGAATGCAAACAGGATGGCAGCACTGAGAAAAGCCTTTAAAAGAGGCAGTGTTACAATAAGGAGGCAATATGGTCAGGAA harbors:
- the MRPL17 gene encoding large ribosomal subunit protein bL17m, which translates into the protein MRLSVAAAISHGRVYRRLGLGPRSRLDLLRNLVTALVRHERVEAPWARADEMRGYAERLIDYAKLGDTNERAMRLANFWLTEKDLIHKLFKVLAPRFQTQSGNYTRLLQIPNRDELDRAKMAVIELKGNPFPPLICQRRDTEKTLLNQLLKGYREDMQQAAAPQAPEGTPV